In the genome of Paenibacillus pabuli, one region contains:
- a CDS encoding glycoside hydrolase family 125 protein, translated as MNLPASITTYLTEADERLAHHPKLQQLFRNCFPNTLETTTKLLEDGTTFVFTGDIPAMWLRDSTEQVRHYIPFAKNDPELQRILRGLIARQMFYVNIDPYTNAFNETASDKHYRDTDDCNLNPWMWERKYELDSLCFVVQLAYMYWKEAEQTDIFDNACYQALTSIVNVIETEQYHGEKSPYHFIRQTLQDTETLHNNGRGMPVNYTGMSWSGFRPSDDSCEFGYNIPSNMFAVVILDYIREIASVIYKDERLAARAAKLRKEIDFGIRTYGIVNHPKYGRIYAYETDGYGNYSLMDDAGTPGLMSIPYIGYVGVEDEIYQNTRRFALSFDNPFYFEGKYAKGIGSPHTPGGYVWHMAISMQALTADNDEEIKELIDMLIRTDADTGYMHEGFHPDDPSDFSREWFAWSNSLFATLIVKAMDKGIV; from the coding sequence ATGAACCTGCCAGCTTCCATTACCACCTATCTTACTGAAGCCGATGAACGGCTTGCACATCACCCGAAATTGCAGCAATTATTCCGTAACTGTTTCCCAAATACGCTGGAGACAACAACCAAGCTGCTTGAAGACGGCACTACTTTCGTATTTACCGGGGATATTCCGGCTATGTGGCTGCGGGATTCAACGGAACAGGTGCGTCACTACATTCCTTTTGCCAAAAATGATCCTGAGCTGCAACGAATTCTCCGCGGCTTGATTGCCCGGCAGATGTTCTATGTTAATATTGATCCTTACACCAATGCCTTTAACGAAACGGCGAGCGACAAGCATTACCGGGATACCGATGATTGCAATTTAAACCCGTGGATGTGGGAGCGCAAATATGAGCTGGACTCCCTCTGCTTCGTTGTACAGCTGGCTTATATGTACTGGAAGGAAGCGGAACAGACAGATATCTTTGATAACGCCTGCTACCAGGCGCTGACCTCCATTGTGAATGTTATTGAAACGGAACAATATCACGGAGAGAAATCACCCTACCATTTCATCCGACAAACGCTTCAGGACACGGAGACTTTGCACAATAACGGACGCGGTATGCCTGTCAACTATACCGGCATGAGTTGGTCGGGCTTTCGCCCGAGCGACGACAGCTGCGAATTCGGCTACAATATTCCCTCCAATATGTTCGCTGTAGTCATTCTCGACTATATCCGTGAAATCGCAAGCGTCATCTATAAAGACGAAAGACTGGCGGCTCGGGCAGCGAAGCTGCGCAAGGAAATCGACTTCGGCATCCGCACCTACGGAATTGTGAATCATCCGAAATACGGCAGAATCTATGCCTACGAAACAGACGGATACGGCAATTATTCTCTGATGGATGATGCCGGCACACCCGGCCTGATGTCTATTCCTTATATTGGTTATGTGGGTGTGGAGGATGAGATTTATCAGAATACCCGCCGCTTTGCCCTCAGCTTCGACAACCCTTTTTACTTTGAGGGTAAATATGCCAAAGGCATCGGCAGTCCTCATACACCGGGAGGTTACGTGTGGCATATGGCGATATCCATGCAGGCGCTGACGGCAGATAACGATGAGGAGATCAAAGAACTGATCGATATGCTTATCCGGACCGATGCGGATACCGGATATATGCACGAAGGCTTCCATCCGGATGATCCATCCGATTTTTCACGTGAATGGTTCGCCTGGTCCAACAGTTTGTTTGCTACACTGATCGTCAAAGCGATGGACAAGGGAATTGTCTAG
- a CDS encoding extracellular solute-binding protein: MHTIRKPWKLMMSSALVLSLLAGCSNSNEGAGNNGTGEVAVNKEGFPIVNESVTLTLMAPDVGIQNWENMAVLQQMQEKTGITLEYKNAPKDSFETKKNLVLASGDYPDILYAAGLTTAEQMNYGEQGILIPLEDLIKEYAPNFNALLEENPEVRKSITAPDGHIYSLPVVELSQHWYRNPMWYNGDFLKALNIDKLPETTEELYTYLKRVKEEDPNGNGKADEIPLSSVTTPAANLRDIRTWLLGAFGIYEEEIYVDDADKVHYTPLEEGYKEYLTYMNRLWSEDLLDHESFSQTAEQKKAKTQNNQVALFSDWHAYMSKGGEPSTADPMFAPVRSESVAAPAIAKNRGITTGAFAITESNPSPEASMRWVDYLYSYEGAMFFNKGPEGILWEYTDKENRVKKYLPVPDGKEMEDYRATLTPNYGIPAPTLSMDDISKGLKTDFDLWVEQETKQKLLDKGARIPFPTLFLTVEEQTEISSLNSDLTTYVNQMEAKFITGAEPLTSWDNYVATVKKMGGERVAEINQAAYDRWKSN; the protein is encoded by the coding sequence ATGCATACCATACGCAAACCATGGAAGCTTATGATGTCTTCAGCTCTGGTTCTTTCACTGCTGGCAGGCTGCAGCAATTCAAACGAAGGTGCAGGGAATAACGGTACCGGAGAGGTTGCTGTGAATAAGGAAGGTTTTCCGATTGTCAATGAATCCGTTACTCTGACACTTATGGCACCGGACGTAGGGATTCAGAACTGGGAGAACATGGCGGTGCTCCAACAGATGCAGGAGAAGACCGGCATTACGCTGGAATACAAGAATGCACCGAAGGACAGCTTCGAGACCAAGAAGAATCTGGTGCTCGCCAGCGGTGATTACCCGGATATTCTCTATGCTGCCGGTTTGACGACTGCAGAGCAGATGAATTACGGAGAGCAGGGTATCCTCATTCCACTGGAGGATCTGATCAAAGAATACGCTCCCAACTTCAATGCACTGCTGGAGGAGAATCCCGAAGTCCGCAAATCAATTACAGCACCGGACGGGCACATCTATTCCTTGCCGGTAGTAGAACTCAGCCAGCACTGGTACCGCAATCCGATGTGGTATAACGGGGACTTCCTGAAGGCGTTGAATATCGACAAGCTTCCCGAAACGACAGAAGAGCTGTATACCTACTTGAAGCGTGTGAAGGAGGAAGATCCGAACGGCAATGGCAAAGCTGATGAAATTCCGCTTTCTTCTGTGACAACACCCGCTGCGAATCTCCGCGATATCCGTACCTGGCTGCTTGGCGCCTTCGGTATATATGAAGAAGAAATTTATGTGGACGATGCGGATAAAGTGCATTACACACCGCTTGAAGAAGGCTATAAGGAATATTTGACCTATATGAACCGCTTGTGGTCCGAAGACCTGTTGGATCATGAGAGCTTCTCGCAGACGGCGGAGCAGAAGAAGGCCAAAACACAGAATAATCAAGTCGCTCTCTTCTCCGACTGGCATGCTTACATGTCCAAGGGCGGGGAGCCTTCAACAGCAGATCCGATGTTTGCACCTGTCCGCAGCGAATCCGTTGCTGCGCCTGCGATTGCGAAGAACAGAGGGATTACAACGGGTGCATTTGCCATCACGGAGAGCAATCCCTCGCCGGAAGCCTCTATGCGCTGGGTGGATTATCTCTATTCCTATGAAGGGGCCATGTTCTTCAATAAAGGGCCGGAGGGCATTCTCTGGGAATACACCGACAAAGAGAACCGGGTCAAGAAGTACTTGCCGGTACCGGACGGCAAGGAGATGGAAGATTACCGGGCAACTCTGACGCCTAACTACGGCATTCCTGCCCCAACCCTGTCCATGGATGATATCAGCAAAGGGCTAAAGACCGATTTTGACCTATGGGTCGAGCAGGAAACCAAGCAGAAGCTTCTTGACAAAGGCGCACGGATTCCATTCCCGACGTTGTTTCTAACGGTGGAAGAGCAGACTGAAATCAGCAGCTTGAACTCTGATTTGACCACATATGTGAACCAGATGGAAGCGAAATTCATCACCGGTGCCGAGCCGCTCACGAGCTGGGACAATTATGTGGCAACCGTCAAGAAAATGGGCGGAGAACGTGTAGCTGAAATCAATCAGGCTGCCTATGACCGCTGGAAATCCAACTAA
- a CDS encoding ABC transporter permease, with amino-acid sequence MKGSNAAVSGNPSLKNKSLGKRIWKNWELYLFMLPALLYFLVFHYGPMYGIQIAFKNFVPSKGITGSDWVGFDHFERFFNSYFFWDLLWNTFSISFYELAIGFPLPIILALAFNEVRNGPFKKSVQTVTYAPHFISVVVMAGMIITFLSPSSGMIVRFIEFLGLQPAEFLTDPAWFKTVYVLSGVWQSTGWGTIIYLAALSGVDPQLHEAAIVDGASRMKRMLHINLPTIVPTITIMLILNMGNILGLGFEKILLLQNSLNMEASDVISTYVYRAGLVNAQYSFSTAVGLFNSVVNVILLVTVNQIAKRTSENSLW; translated from the coding sequence ATGAAGGGGAGTAATGCTGCAGTATCCGGAAATCCTTCATTAAAGAACAAGTCCCTTGGCAAAAGAATCTGGAAAAATTGGGAACTCTATCTGTTCATGCTTCCCGCGTTATTGTATTTCCTCGTTTTTCATTACGGTCCGATGTACGGCATTCAGATTGCTTTTAAGAATTTCGTACCTTCGAAAGGAATTACGGGCAGCGATTGGGTTGGTTTTGACCATTTTGAACGGTTCTTCAATTCCTATTTTTTCTGGGATCTGCTCTGGAACACATTCAGCATCAGCTTCTATGAACTGGCTATTGGGTTTCCGCTGCCAATTATTTTGGCACTGGCCTTTAATGAGGTCCGCAACGGCCCGTTCAAGAAATCGGTACAGACGGTCACCTATGCGCCGCATTTCATTTCAGTCGTTGTTATGGCAGGGATGATTATTACCTTTTTATCACCCTCCAGCGGCATGATTGTCCGGTTCATCGAGTTCCTGGGCCTTCAACCAGCGGAATTTCTGACCGATCCAGCCTGGTTTAAGACGGTGTATGTCTTATCGGGCGTCTGGCAGAGCACCGGGTGGGGAACCATTATTTATCTCGCGGCTCTGTCAGGCGTAGATCCCCAGCTGCATGAAGCGGCCATTGTCGATGGAGCAAGCCGAATGAAACGGATGCTGCATATCAATCTGCCGACGATCGTACCCACCATTACAATCATGCTAATCTTAAATATGGGTAATATACTGGGCCTAGGTTTCGAGAAAATTCTGCTGCTGCAGAATTCGCTCAATATGGAAGCTTCCGATGTAATTTCCACCTATGTATATCGTGCTGGTCTGGTGAACGCCCAGTACAGCTTCTCAACGGCTGTCGGATTGTTTAACTCGGTAGTCAACGTTATTCTGCTTGTTACTGTCAACCAGATCGCCAAACGCACCAGTGAGAACAGTCTCTGGTAG
- a CDS encoding carbohydrate ABC transporter permease gives MVTAMKESRGDKLFLISTYIYLSLALLVILYPLIYILSASISSPQDVNSGAMWLFPKNVTLDGYKLVFENPKIWNGYWNTIIYTVVGTLVNLAVTLPASYALSRSDFVGRQLFMGLILFTMFFSGGLVPTYLLVKNLGLINSMWALILPVAASVWNIVVARTFFQTTIPKELQEAAHIDGCTNLKLFIRIILPLSAPIVAVMALFYGVSHWNSYFPSLIYLNDEAKYPLQMVLRQILVLQEMSAETTGASMNGEVAIAMNNKAETASLIKYGVIVVSTLPIVAVYPFLQRYFVQGVMIGSVKG, from the coding sequence TTGGTTACTGCCATGAAAGAATCCAGAGGGGACAAGCTTTTTCTGATCAGCACTTATATTTATTTGTCTCTTGCCTTGTTGGTTATTCTCTATCCGCTGATCTACATTCTCAGCGCTTCTATCAGTTCGCCGCAGGACGTCAATTCGGGGGCCATGTGGCTGTTTCCAAAGAATGTGACATTGGACGGTTACAAGCTTGTTTTTGAGAATCCAAAGATATGGAATGGGTACTGGAATACTATTATTTACACGGTGGTGGGGACTCTGGTTAATCTCGCGGTTACGCTGCCGGCCTCGTATGCGCTCAGCAGGTCTGATTTTGTTGGTCGCCAACTGTTCATGGGCCTCATTCTATTCACGATGTTCTTTAGCGGCGGACTTGTACCGACGTATCTGCTGGTCAAGAACCTTGGACTCATTAACAGCATGTGGGCGTTGATTCTGCCAGTGGCCGCTTCGGTCTGGAATATCGTCGTGGCGCGCACTTTTTTTCAGACGACCATTCCAAAAGAGTTGCAGGAAGCTGCGCATATTGACGGCTGTACGAATCTGAAGCTATTCATCCGCATTATTTTACCGCTGTCAGCACCGATTGTAGCCGTTATGGCCTTGTTCTATGGAGTAAGTCACTGGAACAGTTACTTCCCGTCTCTGATCTATTTGAATGATGAAGCCAAGTATCCGCTGCAGATGGTTCTACGCCAGATCCTTGTCCTTCAGGAAATGTCGGCCGAAACTACAGGCGCTTCAATGAACGGCGAGGTGGCAATTGCCATGAATAATAAAGCAGAAACAGCATCGCTGATCAAATACGGAGTCATTGTCGTCTCTACACTACCCATCGTAGCGGTCTACCCGTTCTTGCAGCGTTACTTTGTCCAAGGGGTCATGATTGGCTCTGTTAAAGGCTAA